The Devosia sp. MC521 genome has a segment encoding these proteins:
- a CDS encoding tripartite tricarboxylate transporter permease has product MGTFELLLNGFGVALQPTNLMWALIGSLLGTAIGILPGIGPALTIALLLPVTTALAPTSAFIMFAGILYGAMYGGSTTSILLNTPGEAGSMMTALEGNKMARAGRGAAALTTAAIGSFVAGTIATLALTFAAPAVAELAFYFKPTDYFAITALAFCSVAVVMGTSRTRGFISLFLGIAIGVIGIDSMTGQPRLTFGNMQLLRGIQLTVVLVSLFAVGEILYVASRYRSTPGVMAPIKGQLWMTKQDFARSWKPWLRGTAIGFPMGALPGSGSEIPTMLSYTLERKLTKYPEEFGKGAIEGVAGPEAANNAAAAGILVPLLTLGLPTSATAAVLLAAFQNYGLQPGPFLFTSNPALIWGLIASLYVGNVMLLVLNLPLVGMWVQLLRIPRPQLYAGILVFAMIGVWGLAGSWMDLTIMLVVGLGGYVMRVYDFPIAPVLIGLILGPMAETQLRTALAAGQGNPLVLISTPLSAVLITLAVLLLALPIVLKRLRANA; this is encoded by the coding sequence TTGGGAACTTTCGAGCTTCTTTTGAATGGTTTCGGCGTTGCGCTGCAGCCAACGAATCTCATGTGGGCTTTGATAGGCTCGCTTCTAGGCACCGCCATAGGCATTCTTCCCGGCATCGGTCCGGCGTTGACGATCGCCCTGCTCCTGCCTGTCACCACCGCACTCGCGCCAACCTCCGCCTTCATCATGTTCGCCGGCATACTATATGGCGCGATGTATGGCGGTTCGACGACCTCGATCCTGCTCAATACGCCTGGCGAGGCCGGGTCTATGATGACGGCCCTTGAGGGCAACAAAATGGCCCGTGCTGGTCGTGGCGCTGCCGCCTTGACAACTGCTGCTATCGGCTCTTTTGTCGCCGGTACCATCGCGACGCTTGCTTTGACATTTGCCGCTCCGGCCGTGGCGGAATTAGCGTTCTACTTCAAGCCAACGGACTATTTTGCCATTACGGCATTGGCGTTCTGTTCCGTTGCCGTGGTGATGGGCACATCCCGCACCCGTGGGTTCATTTCATTATTCCTCGGCATTGCGATCGGCGTCATCGGCATCGACTCCATGACCGGGCAACCGCGCCTCACCTTCGGCAACATGCAGCTTTTACGCGGCATTCAGCTGACGGTCGTCTTGGTATCCCTTTTCGCTGTGGGTGAGATCCTTTACGTCGCGAGCCGCTATCGGAGCACGCCCGGCGTCATGGCCCCCATCAAGGGTCAGCTCTGGATGACCAAGCAAGACTTTGCACGCTCTTGGAAGCCTTGGCTTCGCGGTACAGCGATCGGCTTCCCAATGGGTGCTTTGCCGGGCAGCGGCTCGGAAATTCCGACGATGCTGTCCTATACACTTGAGCGCAAGCTCACCAAATATCCCGAAGAATTTGGCAAAGGCGCTATCGAAGGCGTTGCCGGGCCGGAGGCAGCGAATAACGCGGCTGCGGCTGGCATTCTTGTGCCGCTGCTCACCCTTGGTCTGCCGACCTCCGCAACGGCGGCAGTGCTGTTGGCAGCCTTTCAGAACTATGGCTTACAGCCAGGCCCATTTCTCTTCACCTCTAATCCCGCCCTGATTTGGGGCCTAATCGCCTCGCTCTATGTGGGCAATGTGATGCTGTTAGTGCTGAACCTGCCTCTGGTTGGGATGTGGGTGCAGTTGCTGCGCATTCCGCGCCCACAGCTCTACGCCGGCATTCTCGTCTTCGCCATGATTGGTGTCTGGGGGCTGGCGGGATCATGGATGGATCTAACCATTATGCTGGTCGTTGGGCTGGGCGGGTATGTGATGCGGGTCTATGATTTCCCCATCGCGCCCGTACTGATCGGCCTGATCCTTGGCCCCATGGCCGAAACACAGCTGCGCACCGCGCTTGCGGCCGGACAGGGTAATCCGCTGGTCCTGATCTCGACCCCGCTCTCGGCCGTTCTCATCACTCTCGCCGTGCTGCTTCTGGCACTGCCCATTGTGCTTAAGCGCCTTCGCGCGAACGCCTAA
- a CDS encoding MmgE/PrpD family protein, translating to MNTYSVKVHPSAANLPREHQLAWHIAAFAAHCGPLDADVVDMIACRIVDNASVGLAAINRAPVAAARAMALAHPRKGGATVYGLGSDVRVDAEWAAWANATAVRELDFHDTFLAADYSHPGDAISPLIAVAQQMGLDGSALARGIAVSYEVHVALVKAISLHKYKKDHVAHLAPATTAGIGAMLGLPTEIIFQAVNQAVHLSFSTRQSRKGEISSWKAYVPGFSGKLATECVDRAMRGEASPSPIYEGEESVLAWMLGGKNEAYEVSLPAVGESPRGIMETYTKAHSAEYQAQALIDLAIDLSAQIGDLTKVKDILLETSHHTHNVIGTGANDPQKMDPEASRETLDHSIMYILAVALEDRNWHHVNSYTRERARTASTVALWHKIATVEEPSWTIRYLDPNPAKRAFGGKIIVTLDDGQVITGERGVADAHPNGNHPWTWQDYANKFDTLTMDDLSDSERKTFLAAAKAFATLPAGALDALIPALQLGRVSPSKPTGQGIFDHGLE from the coding sequence ATGAATACCTATAGCGTAAAAGTTCACCCTTCCGCCGCAAATCTGCCACGCGAGCATCAACTGGCTTGGCATATCGCAGCGTTTGCCGCGCATTGCGGTCCGCTTGATGCCGACGTGGTCGACATGATCGCCTGCCGTATTGTCGACAACGCCAGTGTCGGCCTAGCGGCGATAAATCGTGCGCCTGTGGCTGCAGCACGCGCGATGGCTCTAGCCCATCCGCGCAAAGGTGGCGCAACGGTTTATGGACTTGGCAGTGATGTGCGGGTCGATGCGGAATGGGCCGCGTGGGCAAATGCCACTGCGGTTCGTGAGCTGGACTTCCATGATACCTTCTTGGCTGCCGACTATTCGCATCCCGGCGATGCGATCTCGCCTCTGATCGCTGTGGCCCAGCAGATGGGACTTGATGGAAGCGCTTTGGCGCGCGGCATCGCCGTATCCTACGAAGTGCATGTCGCTCTGGTGAAAGCAATTTCTCTGCACAAGTATAAAAAGGATCACGTCGCGCATTTGGCCCCAGCAACGACCGCTGGTATCGGCGCGATGCTTGGCCTGCCGACGGAAATCATCTTCCAAGCGGTCAACCAAGCGGTACATCTGAGTTTCTCCACACGCCAATCGCGCAAGGGGGAGATCAGCTCCTGGAAGGCCTATGTGCCGGGCTTCTCGGGCAAGCTCGCCACCGAGTGCGTGGACCGCGCCATGCGTGGCGAAGCCTCGCCGTCGCCAATTTACGAAGGCGAAGAGTCGGTTCTCGCCTGGATGCTTGGCGGTAAGAACGAAGCCTACGAAGTCTCGCTCCCAGCTGTCGGTGAGAGCCCACGCGGTATCATGGAGACTTATACCAAAGCCCATTCCGCTGAATATCAGGCACAAGCCCTCATCGATCTTGCTATTGATTTATCCGCGCAGATCGGAGACCTGACAAAGGTCAAAGATATTTTGCTCGAAACCAGCCATCATACCCATAACGTTATCGGCACTGGCGCCAACGATCCGCAGAAGATGGATCCAGAAGCGAGCCGTGAGACGCTTGACCACTCCATCATGTACATCCTTGCAGTCGCGCTAGAGGACCGGAACTGGCACCACGTCAACTCCTACACTCGCGAGCGGGCGAGGACGGCATCGACAGTCGCGCTCTGGCACAAGATCGCTACCGTGGAAGAGCCATCTTGGACTATCCGCTATCTCGATCCGAACCCAGCCAAGCGCGCCTTTGGCGGCAAGATCATTGTGACGCTCGACGATGGTCAGGTCATCACTGGTGAACGCGGCGTCGCCGATGCACATCCCAACGGCAATCACCCTTGGACATGGCAGGACTATGCCAACAAATTCGATACGTTGACGATGGACGACCTATCGGACAGCGAGCGCAAGACGTTTCTCGCGGCCGCAAAAGCCTTTGCGACACTGCCCGCAGGCGCACTCGACGCTTTGATCCCGGCCCTACAGCTTGGCCGCGTCTCGCCATCCAAGCCAACTGGCCAGGGTATTTTCGACCACGGTCTTGAGTAA
- a CDS encoding isocitrate lyase/PEP mutase family protein: protein MLNHEINRSFRERLSEDRVLLLPGAANALAARIIADMGFEAIYLSGAGLTNTYLGMPDLGFIGLPEIAQHTATIRDATDLPIIVDADTGFGNALNVRHTIRTLERAGASAIQIEDQVNPKRCGHFAGKDVVSLDEARSRIKAATDARQDSNLLIVARTDARSTLGANAAIERAQAFIEDGADITFVEAPESVEELRAIPARLPKTPQLVNLVVGGRTPILPLAELGTMGFKLVLYANVALQGAVYGMQNALGQLKADGSLDERGPVATFKERQRLVNKPFYDTLEKRYATSE from the coding sequence ATGCTGAACCACGAGATAAATCGGTCTTTCCGTGAACGGCTTTCCGAGGATCGCGTCCTGCTGCTCCCCGGCGCGGCCAATGCTTTGGCGGCACGGATAATCGCGGACATGGGGTTTGAGGCCATATACCTTTCTGGGGCTGGCCTTACCAATACCTATCTTGGCATGCCAGATCTTGGCTTTATTGGCTTGCCCGAGATTGCCCAGCATACTGCCACCATCCGCGATGCCACCGACCTGCCAATTATCGTCGATGCCGATACCGGCTTTGGCAATGCGCTCAATGTACGGCACACAATCCGAACGCTCGAACGTGCTGGGGCGAGTGCCATTCAGATCGAGGATCAAGTTAACCCCAAGCGCTGTGGGCACTTTGCCGGTAAAGACGTTGTCTCGCTCGATGAAGCGAGGAGCCGCATCAAGGCAGCCACCGATGCACGTCAGGATTCCAACCTGCTCATCGTTGCGCGCACCGATGCGCGATCGACGCTGGGTGCCAATGCCGCCATAGAGAGGGCACAGGCTTTCATCGAGGATGGTGCTGACATCACCTTCGTGGAAGCGCCCGAGAGCGTAGAGGAACTGCGGGCGATCCCAGCCCGCCTCCCCAAGACACCACAACTGGTCAACCTTGTGGTTGGTGGCCGCACACCCATTTTACCCCTAGCAGAGCTGGGCACGATGGGCTTTAAGCTGGTCCTCTACGCCAACGTAGCTTTGCAAGGCGCTGTCTACGGCATGCAGAATGCGCTTGGGCAGCTCAAGGCCGATGGCAGTCTTGACGAAAGGGGGCCGGTGGCGACCTTCAAGGAACGTCAGCGCCTCGTGAACAAACCTTTCTACGACACCCTCGAAAAGCGTTACGCGACGAGCGAGTAA
- a CDS encoding GntR family transcriptional regulator translates to MEQILGPSEGTDERLLTDQLFEQLSEAIVLGTFAPGAKLSEPRLAAQYGVSRGPLREAIRRLEERKLVTRAPRQGVRVVVPTPSDALELFTIREVLEGLAARQAAEHATDAEINELRAMLQRHRGALSEPDALVYWQATANSDFHFMIARVGRNQHLFDLLCGEYYTLFRLYRMQHRIVPGRAQRALAEHERIVEAVADRDVELAELLMRRHIASARKGLISSQA, encoded by the coding sequence ATGGAGCAGATCTTGGGGCCAAGCGAAGGTACTGACGAACGGTTGCTGACCGACCAGTTGTTCGAGCAACTGAGCGAAGCCATTGTTTTAGGCACTTTCGCGCCGGGTGCGAAACTCAGTGAGCCTCGGCTTGCAGCTCAATACGGCGTGAGCCGTGGACCACTTCGCGAGGCTATTCGACGCCTTGAGGAACGCAAACTTGTGACACGCGCACCCCGCCAGGGTGTGCGCGTTGTCGTACCCACCCCAAGTGATGCGCTGGAGCTATTCACCATTCGCGAAGTGCTCGAAGGCTTGGCCGCTCGCCAGGCCGCCGAGCATGCGACCGATGCCGAGATCAATGAATTGCGGGCCATGCTGCAGCGCCATCGCGGCGCCTTATCTGAGCCTGACGCCTTGGTCTATTGGCAGGCAACGGCCAATTCCGACTTTCATTTTATGATCGCCCGAGTTGGTCGCAATCAGCACTTGTTTGATCTGCTGTGCGGCGAATACTACACCCTGTTCCGCCTCTATCGTATGCAGCACCGCATCGTACCGGGCCGTGCACAGCGCGCCTTGGCTGAGCACGAGCGCATCGTTGAAGCGGTTGCAGACCGTGACGTAGAGCTGGCCGAATTGCTTATGCGCCGCCACATCGCCTCAGCCCGGAAAGGGTTGATATCGAGCCAAGCTTAA
- a CDS encoding IclR family transcriptional regulator, with the protein MNETHSPNGVAAVERALSILHAFRGTNGKMSLKDIAAKTGMYKSTVLRLIASLENQGFMRRVADGSYRLGAALSELGIIYQSSFNLKEFVEPVLEELVQIVNESASFYVATAGQRHCLFRVDANQVIRDHITVGDTHPLGKGASGRCLVQYAQGMPDHIRRENFVLASFGERHPDMASVSAPIFGQGGELMGALTLSGPQQRFTRDAVIRMTDVLAAKALELSSALGQRLVLA; encoded by the coding sequence TTGAACGAGACACACTCACCAAATGGCGTAGCAGCCGTCGAGCGGGCACTTTCGATCCTACATGCGTTTCGCGGCACCAATGGAAAGATGTCCCTCAAGGATATCGCCGCCAAAACCGGAATGTATAAAAGTACAGTTCTGCGCCTAATCGCATCTCTTGAAAATCAAGGGTTTATGCGTCGGGTGGCTGACGGATCTTATCGTTTGGGCGCTGCGTTGTCAGAGCTCGGCATCATCTATCAGTCCTCGTTCAACCTGAAGGAGTTCGTTGAGCCTGTCCTCGAAGAACTCGTTCAAATAGTCAACGAAAGCGCATCGTTCTATGTTGCGACGGCCGGCCAGCGTCATTGTTTGTTCCGTGTAGATGCAAATCAGGTCATTCGTGATCATATCACGGTCGGCGACACTCACCCTCTAGGGAAGGGCGCGAGTGGTCGATGTTTGGTTCAGTACGCGCAAGGCATGCCAGACCATATACGCCGTGAAAATTTTGTCCTCGCATCGTTTGGCGAACGTCATCCAGACATGGCTTCCGTTTCTGCTCCAATTTTTGGGCAGGGCGGTGAACTCATGGGTGCGCTTACCCTCAGCGGGCCACAGCAGCGTTTCACTCGAGACGCTGTTATTCGCATGACTGACGTTCTGGCAGCAAAAGCTCTGGAATTGTCCAGCGCATTGGGCCAGCGGCTGGTCCTAGCCTAA
- the acnA gene encoding aconitate hydratase AcnA gives MLKSLTECHSWVTRLPRTITFLIENVIEFEDDRDHWLGVFKTWYDAAVAGKPEGNGPIDVPFYPTRILMQDTAGIAVLVDLASLRDVVAERGGDPTRINPKVRIDLVVDHSVNVDHFGSSSALGQNMALEQARNKERYGFFKWAEESFDNLRVIPPGNGICHQINLEQLSEIACASPNDPNRMIGQSVIGTDSHTTMVNALGILGWGVGGVEAELVAMGEPIGVTLPSVTQLRLTGTRRAGITATDIALHCTRLLRSLNVVGHFIEVTGPGLSSLDLADRAAIANMTPEFGATATLFPVDGATLDYLSLMGRSAEQIENYSRYAHDSRLWRDDAEDRLYSRSVVLDLSTISPVMAGPSRPQDVVDLAEVPASLCKRFPQVETSVVSEQIRDGAIAIAAITSCTNTANPRLMIAAGLVAQKAVALGLKTPAWVKTSLAPGSRVIGEMLDTLGLQQALSSLGFDIVGYGCTTCVGNSGGLTATAQTHLATNPNSIFCAVLSGNRNFESRIHPDVQANYLASPPLVVAASLAGNLRVNLETDPIACVGSRQIMLADLWPSEAEIEAQYAIWQKSFDATKTGKVAWSESTTEPSVLYPWDPASTFIRKAPFFDTPATASDNIRGAKPLLVLGDSVTTDHISPISRIAPSSIAGQYLLSQSVTAQDLCGYGDRRGNYEVMWRGGFAHPRLANNLSSKIGPWTNVGLNEEISVFDAAQYWTRKGRQCVVFAGREYGTGSARDWAAKATQLLGVTAVVANSFERIHRSNLIALGILPISVETPVRTLEIDWRMDIDIVGVDAICEEYRAVQLILRRGDKELVLVGRCEIHTANELKWLRCGGAFQYAAELMSEQARRD, from the coding sequence ATGCTAAAATCGCTGACGGAATGTCATTCGTGGGTGACGCGTCTTCCTCGAACAATCACCTTCTTGATTGAAAATGTTATCGAATTTGAAGACGATCGAGATCATTGGCTCGGCGTTTTCAAGACTTGGTACGATGCGGCCGTCGCTGGAAAACCAGAGGGCAACGGACCGATAGATGTGCCTTTTTATCCAACCCGAATCCTTATGCAGGACACGGCAGGAATCGCAGTCCTAGTCGACTTAGCGTCATTGCGGGACGTCGTGGCCGAACGCGGAGGCGACCCGACGCGGATCAACCCCAAGGTTCGGATCGATCTTGTCGTCGATCACTCGGTCAACGTTGACCACTTCGGCTCATCGAGCGCGCTCGGTCAGAACATGGCGCTAGAGCAGGCGCGCAATAAAGAGCGGTACGGTTTCTTCAAATGGGCAGAAGAGAGTTTCGATAACCTCAGGGTAATTCCGCCAGGGAATGGCATTTGCCATCAGATTAATCTCGAACAGCTCAGTGAAATCGCCTGCGCCTCTCCAAACGACCCGAACCGTATGATCGGTCAGTCCGTTATTGGAACTGACAGCCACACCACTATGGTCAATGCTCTGGGCATTCTTGGCTGGGGTGTAGGAGGCGTCGAGGCGGAGCTGGTCGCTATGGGCGAGCCGATCGGCGTCACTCTGCCTTCTGTGACCCAGCTGCGGCTGACCGGTACTCGACGTGCTGGCATCACCGCTACAGACATTGCACTGCACTGCACGCGTTTGCTCCGTAGCCTCAACGTCGTCGGACACTTTATCGAGGTTACCGGACCAGGCTTGTCGAGCCTAGACCTCGCTGATCGAGCCGCTATCGCCAATATGACGCCAGAGTTTGGAGCTACGGCTACGCTGTTCCCGGTCGACGGAGCAACTCTGGACTATCTGTCGTTGATGGGACGAAGTGCCGAGCAGATCGAAAACTACAGTCGTTACGCGCACGACAGTCGTCTGTGGCGCGATGATGCCGAAGATCGCCTCTATTCACGTAGCGTCGTCCTTGACCTCAGCACGATCTCTCCAGTGATGGCGGGGCCATCTCGACCGCAGGACGTTGTCGATTTGGCAGAGGTTCCTGCGTCGTTGTGCAAGCGCTTTCCGCAAGTCGAGACGAGCGTCGTCAGCGAGCAAATTCGTGATGGTGCAATTGCCATTGCGGCCATCACCAGTTGCACCAATACGGCAAACCCTCGCTTGATGATCGCAGCCGGTTTGGTCGCGCAGAAGGCGGTGGCACTGGGCCTCAAGACGCCGGCTTGGGTCAAAACTTCGCTCGCTCCTGGCTCTCGGGTCATTGGCGAGATGCTCGATACGCTCGGATTACAACAAGCATTGTCCTCGCTGGGCTTTGATATCGTAGGCTACGGTTGCACAACCTGCGTGGGCAACTCTGGTGGCCTTACAGCAACTGCGCAAACCCATCTCGCAACCAATCCAAACAGCATCTTTTGTGCTGTGCTTTCGGGTAATCGCAATTTTGAAAGCCGCATTCACCCCGATGTCCAGGCGAACTATCTGGCCTCGCCTCCGCTGGTGGTTGCCGCCTCGCTTGCCGGCAATTTGCGAGTTAACCTTGAGACGGATCCGATTGCGTGTGTAGGCTCTCGACAAATCATGCTAGCTGACCTCTGGCCCTCGGAAGCCGAGATTGAAGCGCAATATGCCATTTGGCAGAAATCGTTCGATGCGACCAAAACCGGCAAGGTTGCTTGGTCAGAAAGTACAACAGAGCCAAGCGTCCTATACCCTTGGGATCCAGCCTCCACCTTCATTCGAAAGGCGCCCTTCTTCGACACACCGGCGACTGCATCGGACAACATCCGTGGAGCAAAACCGCTCCTCGTACTCGGGGACAGCGTCACTACAGATCACATATCCCCGATCAGTCGCATCGCGCCGTCATCAATCGCAGGCCAATATTTGCTTAGCCAGAGCGTCACTGCGCAGGATCTCTGCGGCTATGGCGATCGTCGTGGCAATTATGAAGTGATGTGGCGCGGCGGCTTTGCGCATCCGCGTCTCGCAAACAACTTGAGCTCCAAGATTGGTCCGTGGACCAATGTTGGCTTGAACGAAGAAATTTCAGTGTTCGACGCCGCTCAATATTGGACGCGGAAAGGTCGCCAGTGCGTTGTTTTTGCTGGCCGCGAATATGGCACCGGGTCTGCTCGCGACTGGGCAGCGAAGGCAACCCAACTACTTGGCGTAACAGCCGTTGTAGCGAATTCATTCGAACGTATTCACCGCAGCAATCTAATTGCTTTGGGCATCTTGCCCATTAGCGTGGAGACACCGGTGCGCACGCTGGAAATCGATTGGCGCATGGACATAGATATTGTTGGTGTTGACGCAATTTGCGAAGAGTATAGAGCGGTTCAGCTTATCCTACGCCGTGGCGATAAAGAGCTAGTCCTCGTTGGACGTTGCGAGATACACACGGCGAACGAACTTAAATGGCTGCGCTGTGGCGGTGCATTCCAGTATGCCGCAGAACTCATGAGCGAACAGGCGAGACGGGATTGA
- a CDS encoding ABC transporter substrate-binding protein has protein sequence MKFLNVLMASVFLVAPALAQDKLTEVTILFPGTGTVTNFPLDVAMNEGYFAEEGLSVKAEAVDGSAAVLQAIISGQADMGAAGIGPVLNARARGEDVIFFYNHNVRSTMGIAVKADAGVDSVEGLRGKVIGVGTPDGSEVAFARSALQEAGLTENVDYTFLPVGPGGLAAAAFLRGDIDAYVGTRVDAATLTSKGVVLKDVTPEKYLSFFGNGYVTTEAFIAEHPEVIEGFGRAYVRASEWGILPENKDAVLAYSALRNPLEGSDKVYAGNLYEESKSRIVPIDRTTWGMHHKDEWDAWRESLIASGSLNDPSIDVHQAYTNQFIEAWNTPK, from the coding sequence TTGAAGTTTCTTAACGTATTGATGGCGAGTGTATTTCTCGTCGCACCAGCGCTTGCACAAGATAAGCTGACCGAGGTGACGATCCTGTTCCCAGGCACCGGAACGGTCACGAACTTCCCACTCGACGTGGCAATGAATGAGGGCTACTTCGCCGAAGAGGGCTTGAGCGTAAAGGCCGAGGCGGTTGACGGCTCAGCAGCTGTCCTTCAGGCAATCATCTCCGGTCAGGCTGATATGGGCGCTGCCGGCATTGGTCCAGTGCTCAATGCCCGTGCCCGCGGTGAAGATGTTATCTTCTTCTATAATCACAACGTTCGCTCGACCATGGGTATCGCTGTCAAGGCAGATGCCGGCGTTGACAGTGTTGAAGGCTTGCGCGGTAAGGTTATCGGCGTCGGCACACCAGACGGTTCGGAAGTGGCATTTGCCCGTTCAGCGCTGCAGGAAGCTGGCCTGACAGAAAATGTCGACTACACCTTCCTGCCCGTTGGCCCTGGCGGCCTTGCTGCCGCTGCATTCCTGCGTGGCGATATTGATGCCTATGTTGGCACCCGTGTTGACGCGGCAACCCTGACCTCGAAGGGCGTTGTGCTGAAGGACGTCACACCAGAGAAGTACCTTAGCTTCTTCGGTAATGGTTATGTGACCACCGAGGCGTTCATTGCCGAGCATCCTGAAGTGATCGAAGGCTTTGGTCGTGCTTATGTACGCGCGTCCGAGTGGGGCATTCTGCCTGAAAACAAAGATGCAGTACTAGCGTACTCCGCACTCCGTAACCCACTCGAAGGTTCGGACAAGGTCTATGCCGGCAATCTCTACGAAGAGTCCAAGAGCCGCATCGTACCAATCGACCGCACCACTTGGGGCATGCATCACAAGGATGAATGGGACGCTTGGCGTGAAAGCCTGATCGCCTCGGGCTCGCTCAACGACCCATCGATCGACGTGCACCAAGCTTACACAAATCAGTTCATCGAAGCTTGGAATACGCCTAAATGA
- a CDS encoding ABC transporter ATP-binding protein: MTLQGQSQDTSRDAVFTLRDVSKVYTQRKISALAPTSISLARGSFTSVIGPSGCGKSTLLKIMAGVLPPSTGSITLKDKPLDGASKDIGMMFQQATLFPWRSVLENILLPIEIVHGKSKSREYRNKALDLLKLVGLEGFADAQPSELSGGMAQRAAICRMLINDPEVLLLDEPFSALDEITKDFMNIELQRICMELKATALLVTHSIADAVFLSDTIYVMSARPGRIVETVTVDLPRPRTLEMANGERFGTLVSQIRGHLDREAFK, encoded by the coding sequence ATGACACTACAGGGTCAATCACAAGACACGTCTCGTGATGCAGTGTTCACGCTGCGAGATGTGAGCAAGGTCTATACTCAGCGCAAAATCTCTGCGCTGGCGCCCACCTCTATATCCCTGGCGCGAGGTAGCTTTACCTCGGTTATTGGGCCGAGCGGTTGTGGCAAGTCGACCCTTCTGAAAATCATGGCGGGGGTTCTACCCCCGTCTACCGGCTCGATCACTCTTAAAGACAAGCCACTCGATGGCGCCAGCAAAGACATCGGCATGATGTTCCAGCAGGCAACGCTGTTTCCGTGGCGGTCGGTGCTTGAAAACATCCTTCTGCCGATTGAGATCGTGCATGGAAAGTCTAAGTCGCGCGAATACCGCAACAAGGCTCTCGATCTGCTCAAGCTCGTTGGACTTGAAGGATTCGCAGACGCACAGCCGTCCGAACTTTCGGGTGGTATGGCGCAGCGAGCAGCGATCTGCCGTATGTTGATCAACGATCCGGAAGTGCTGCTGCTCGACGAGCCCTTCAGCGCTCTGGACGAAATCACCAAAGATTTCATGAATATTGAGCTGCAACGCATTTGCATGGAGCTCAAAGCAACGGCCTTGTTAGTGACCCACTCCATTGCCGACGCAGTTTTCCTTTCGGACACCATTTACGTGATGTCTGCCCGCCCTGGCCGGATTGTTGAGACCGTGACGGTCGACCTGCCACGCCCCCGTACGTTGGAAATGGCCAATGGCGAGCGCTTTGGCACACTTGTTTCACAAATCCGCGGCCACCTCGATCGCGAGGCCTTCAAATGA
- a CDS encoding ABC transporter permease, translated as MTDATNPNLEVRVEKLPFIERIPQSLAIAMVLFILVSAWQIAFSLKLVSPIILPSPGETFSALVIMVQNLVTGGYVFQALMTTGSSVLIAFVLAIIVGVCCGIIVGETSIGERAIMPIFVALDTMPKVAFTPLFVAWLGFGIQSKVALAIFVTVFPIIISTAAGLNSTDANGRMLFKTLGASRLQTLFKLKIPTALPYIMTGVKIAAVSVVAGVIMGEFMGGGRGFGDLIRTSSVQLNTAQSFALIFLLSLVGITLFSICVAVQKRFVYWQKSSRIRQVD; from the coding sequence ATGACTGATGCGACCAATCCTAACCTCGAAGTCCGGGTAGAAAAACTCCCCTTCATCGAGCGCATCCCGCAATCCTTGGCCATTGCCATGGTGCTCTTCATCCTGGTCAGCGCTTGGCAGATTGCTTTTAGTCTCAAGCTCGTTTCGCCTATTATTCTTCCATCGCCGGGTGAAACCTTCAGCGCACTCGTGATCATGGTCCAGAACCTTGTCACCGGTGGCTACGTCTTCCAAGCATTGATGACAACGGGTTCATCGGTGTTGATCGCCTTTGTCTTGGCGATAATCGTAGGCGTCTGCTGCGGTATTATTGTGGGCGAAACCAGCATTGGTGAGCGCGCCATCATGCCAATCTTCGTGGCGCTCGACACTATGCCAAAGGTCGCTTTCACCCCGCTCTTTGTTGCGTGGCTCGGCTTCGGCATTCAGTCCAAGGTTGCACTCGCGATCTTTGTGACGGTCTTCCCGATTATCATCAGCACCGCGGCCGGCCTCAATTCCACCGATGCCAATGGGCGCATGCTTTTCAAGACCCTGGGCGCCAGCCGCTTGCAGACCCTGTTTAAGCTCAAGATCCCAACTGCGCTTCCCTACATTATGACCGGCGTCAAGATTGCGGCTGTGTCTGTAGTAGCTGGCGTGATCATGGGCGAGTTCATGGGTGGTGGCCGTGGTTTCGGTGATTTGATTCGCACCTCGTCTGTGCAGCTCAACACCGCACAGAGCTTTGCCCTCATCTTCCTGCTCAGCCTTGTCGGCATCACGCTGTTCTCGATCTGCGTCGCCGTCCAAAAGCGGTTCGTGTACTGGCAGAAGTCTTCGCGCATTCGCCAAGTGGATTGA